One window of Metamycoplasma arthritidis genomic DNA carries:
- a CDS encoding ribose-phosphate pyrophosphokinase produces the protein MKAKQNNEIVIFGMENSQDLANKIGEHLNMPIVPVQKIKFADGEELLYSNEVVRNKTVFVICNTGKPVNDNLMGLLIFIDSLKRASAKAIIVVMTYYGYARQDRKASGRQPITAKLVADLLTVAGATKIITTDLHNPSIQGFFNIPVDDLGGQFIFSNELRKRKENYVIVSPDHGGAVRARQLSELLMHDEEIAIIDKRRTAPNKSEIMGVLGNVEGKNVIVYDDIIDTGGTIINAARILKQRGAKKIIIAATHGLFSRGFQMFEDEAIIDEVIVSDSTNHDDIAHFSKLKVISMAHFLSLVIGANINKTSITEVYDAFSKGIV, from the coding sequence ATGAAAGCAAAGCAAAACAATGAAATTGTAATTTTTGGAATGGAAAATTCCCAAGACTTAGCTAACAAAATTGGTGAACATTTAAACATGCCAATTGTGCCAGTTCAAAAAATTAAATTTGCCGATGGCGAAGAACTACTTTATTCAAACGAAGTGGTAAGAAACAAAACAGTATTTGTTATTTGTAACACCGGTAAACCGGTCAATGATAATTTAATGGGCTTATTAATTTTTATTGACTCACTTAAAAGAGCAAGTGCCAAAGCTATTATTGTAGTTATGACATATTATGGCTACGCGCGCCAAGATCGAAAAGCAAGTGGTCGTCAACCAATTACTGCTAAACTTGTTGCTGACTTATTGACCGTCGCTGGGGCAACTAAAATTATTACAACCGACTTACATAACCCATCAATTCAAGGATTTTTCAATATTCCAGTTGATGATTTAGGTGGACAATTTATTTTTTCAAATGAACTTAGAAAACGTAAAGAGAATTATGTCATAGTATCGCCAGACCACGGTGGCGCTGTCCGCGCAAGACAACTTTCTGAGCTACTAATGCATGACGAAGAAATTGCTATTATTGACAAACGCCGTACTGCTCCTAACAAAAGCGAAATCATGGGTGTTTTAGGTAATGTTGAAGGTAAAAATGTTATTGTTTATGACGACATCATTGATACAGGCGGAACCATCATTAACGCAGCTCGTATCTTAAAACAAAGAGGTGCTAAAAAAATTATTATCGCCGCTACACATGGCTTATTTTCACGTGGCTTTCAAATGTTTGAAGATGAAGCAATTATTGACGAAGTTATCGTAAGCGATTCAACAAACCATGATGATATTGCTCATTTTTCTAAACTAAAAGTCATTTCAATGGCGCATTTTCTTTCTTTGGTAATTGGTGCTAATATTAATAAAACATCAATAACTGAAGTTTACGATGCTTTTAGCAAAGGAATCGTTTAA
- the mgtA gene encoding magnesium-translocating P-type ATPase: MKNAMTVKTKSLAELKREEIKNRLIESSKSSANELFDKYKSSIKGIQDEDVVESNRDDYGRNKISKKGADNVWKRLFRSFFNTFNIILFVLAMVSLVVNVILPLKQGNKPEYITSVIILLLVFISSIIHFIQEQKSSSSADKLIQIIQTTSLIERDGVLREIPLEDIVVGDIVHLAAGDIIPADVRILQAKDLFVSQSSLTGESEPIEKYSIYDAKSANENPTDHANLAFMGSNIISGSAKAIVVVTGNDTYIGQIASKLNEKPVVTSFQKGMRKISIMLTIIMAVVIPIVFLIVGLTSSEKDPWINALLFGISIAVGLTPEMLPMIVTSCLSKGAITMAKKKTIIKNLNSIQNFGAMDILCTDKTGTITQDEVILERHLDVTGKEDSYVLKYAFLNSYYQTGLKNLLDKSIIKRTLELADDIKELDNLELHFEKIDEIPFDFNRKRMSVLVKSLKNNRIKMITKGAVEEVISVCDKIYLDGKVIELDKKIVKKVLRKVEEFSEEGMRVIAIASKNDASAVGEFSVSDEKSMTLIGYLTFLDPPKDSVEDAIKELHNLGVELKILTGDNPLVTKAVCSKVNIPYEKILLGKEIAEMDDEILAREVETTQIFAKLSPDQKARIINILRKNGHVVGYMGDGINDAPAMKVADVSISVDTAVDIAKETANIILLEKDLNVLATGIIEGRRTHANINKYVKMTVSSNFGNIISIVLASIILPFLPMHPVQIIVLNLIYDLCCGAIPWDNVDKEFIRKPKKWEYKSILKFMLWFGPISTIVDIMSFLILFYVVAPSVVGARYSAITDPNLQETFQRIFWTGWLVTSMWTQAIIIHFLRTDKIPFVKSNASTPIILTTLAGVVVITALPYIPNINEWLKLEPLKPVFFAWLALFMGTYITLVEITKIIYKRVHHEFL; this comes from the coding sequence ATGAAAAATGCAATGACAGTTAAAACAAAGTCTCTTGCCGAACTAAAACGAGAAGAAATTAAAAATCGCCTTATCGAATCTTCAAAGTCAAGCGCTAATGAACTTTTTGACAAATACAAAAGTTCAATTAAAGGTATTCAAGACGAAGATGTTGTAGAAAGCAATCGCGATGATTATGGCCGTAATAAAATCTCAAAAAAAGGCGCAGATAACGTTTGAAAAAGACTGTTTCGTTCTTTTTTTAACACCTTCAACATTATTTTATTTGTACTAGCGATGGTCTCGCTTGTAGTAAACGTTATTTTGCCATTAAAACAAGGCAATAAACCCGAGTATATCACTTCAGTTATTATCTTGCTGCTTGTTTTTATTAGCAGCATCATTCATTTTATTCAAGAGCAAAAAAGTTCTTCAAGTGCTGACAAATTAATTCAAATCATTCAAACTACCTCATTAATTGAACGTGATGGTGTGCTTAGAGAAATTCCTCTAGAAGACATTGTTGTTGGCGATATTGTTCACTTAGCAGCGGGTGATATTATTCCTGCTGATGTTAGAATTTTGCAAGCCAAGGACCTTTTTGTGTCGCAATCATCTTTAACTGGCGAAAGCGAACCGATTGAAAAATATAGCATTTATGATGCTAAAAGTGCTAATGAGAATCCGACTGATCATGCCAATCTAGCTTTTATGGGTTCTAATATTATTTCAGGATCAGCTAAAGCTATTGTAGTGGTTACTGGCAACGACACTTATATCGGTCAAATCGCTTCAAAGCTTAATGAAAAACCGGTAGTAACTTCCTTCCAAAAAGGGATGCGTAAGATTTCTATTATGTTAACTATTATCATGGCTGTAGTTATTCCGATTGTCTTTTTAATAGTTGGTCTTACTTCTTCAGAAAAAGATCCGTGAATTAATGCTTTATTATTCGGAATTTCTATTGCAGTAGGCTTGACACCAGAAATGCTGCCAATGATTGTCACAAGTTGTCTTTCAAAAGGTGCTATTACTATGGCGAAGAAAAAGACAATTATCAAAAATTTAAATTCAATTCAAAATTTTGGGGCTATGGACATTTTGTGTACCGACAAAACCGGAACAATCACACAAGATGAAGTTATTTTAGAAAGACATTTAGATGTAACGGGAAAAGAAGATTCATATGTCCTTAAGTATGCTTTTTTAAACTCATATTATCAAACTGGCCTAAAAAATTTATTAGATAAGTCAATAATTAAGAGAACACTTGAGTTAGCTGATGATATTAAAGAATTGGATAATCTTGAGTTGCACTTTGAAAAAATTGATGAAATTCCTTTCGATTTCAATCGTAAGAGAATGTCTGTTTTGGTTAAGTCTCTCAAAAATAATCGCATCAAAATGATTACTAAAGGCGCAGTAGAAGAAGTGATTAGCGTTTGCGACAAAATTTATTTAGATGGTAAAGTAATTGAACTTGATAAAAAAATTGTGAAAAAAGTTCTAAGAAAAGTTGAAGAATTTTCCGAAGAAGGAATGCGCGTTATCGCAATCGCTTCTAAAAATGATGCTTCAGCCGTAGGTGAATTTTCAGTTAGTGATGAAAAAAGCATGACCTTAATTGGCTATTTGACTTTTTTAGATCCACCAAAAGACTCAGTAGAAGATGCAATTAAAGAGTTGCATAATTTAGGAGTTGAACTAAAAATTCTTACCGGTGACAATCCCCTTGTTACTAAAGCAGTGTGTTCAAAAGTTAATATTCCTTATGAAAAGATTCTTTTAGGTAAAGAAATTGCTGAGATGGATGACGAGATTTTGGCTCGTGAAGTAGAAACGACACAAATCTTTGCCAAATTAAGTCCAGACCAAAAAGCAAGAATCATTAATATTCTTCGTAAAAACGGTCATGTCGTTGGTTATATGGGCGATGGTATTAACGACGCTCCTGCGATGAAAGTGGCTGATGTTTCTATCTCAGTTGATACCGCAGTCGATATTGCTAAAGAAACAGCCAATATTATTTTGCTAGAAAAAGACCTTAATGTTTTAGCGACTGGAATAATTGAAGGTAGACGCACGCACGCCAATATCAATAAATATGTTAAAATGACAGTTTCCTCAAACTTCGGAAACATTATTAGCATTGTTCTTGCATCAATCATTTTGCCATTTCTACCGATGCATCCAGTGCAAATCATTGTTCTTAATTTAATTTATGATCTATGTTGTGGAGCAATTCCGTGAGATAACGTTGATAAGGAATTTATTAGGAAGCCAAAGAAATGAGAATATAAGTCCATTTTGAAATTCATGCTTTGGTTCGGACCAATAAGTACCATTGTTGACATTATGTCTTTCCTTATTTTGTTCTATGTCGTTGCCCCAAGTGTTGTTGGTGCTAGATATAGTGCTATAACCGATCCGAATTTACAAGAAACATTCCAAAGAATCTTTTGAACTGGCTGATTAGTCACTTCAATGTGAACACAAGCAATCATTATTCATTTCTTAAGAACAGATAAAATACCATTTGTTAAATCAAACGCTTCAACACCAATTATTCTTACCACTTTAGCAGGTGTAGTTGTCATTACGGCATTACCATATATTCCAAACATTAATGAATGGCTAAAGCTAGAGCCGTTAAAACCCGTTTTCTTTGCTTGGCTCGCTTTATTTATGGGAACTTATATTACTCTAGTTGAAATTACCAAAATCATTTACAAGCGAGTGCATCACGAATTTTTATAA
- the rsmG gene encoding 16S rRNA (guanine(527)-N(7))-methyltransferase RsmG has protein sequence MLLAKESFKLFEQYLPFLNNKQKQDLYDYYYLIETENQKYNLTGFSDEKLICEGLIESILIFQAITSSILNLDSKVVLDIGSGVGFPILPYFIINPTFNLTIYEPINKRVNFLEMVIAKLNLQNITIKKIRAEDSKETEKFDFISARAVSELKNLMEISHHLLKQNGICCFLKSLNYLQEIENAKSIKETLGIERISTFSLGQFFTISNVLVYYQKNKKTPKGYPRKWQTIIKEQR, from the coding sequence ATGCTTTTAGCAAAGGAATCGTTTAAGTTATTTGAGCAATATCTTCCCTTTTTAAACAATAAACAAAAACAAGATCTTTACGACTATTACTATTTAATTGAAACTGAAAACCAAAAATATAATTTGACTGGCTTTAGTGATGAAAAACTAATTTGTGAGGGTCTTATTGAATCGATTTTGATTTTCCAAGCAATTACAAGTAGTATTCTTAATTTAGATAGTAAAGTAGTCTTAGATATTGGCAGCGGCGTAGGCTTTCCAATTTTGCCTTATTTTATTATCAATCCAACTTTTAATCTAACCATATATGAACCAATTAATAAACGCGTTAATTTTTTAGAAATGGTTATTGCTAAACTAAATCTTCAAAATATCACTATTAAAAAAATCCGAGCTGAAGATAGTAAAGAAACCGAAAAATTCGATTTTATTAGTGCTAGAGCAGTTAGCGAACTTAAAAATTTAATGGAAATTTCACATCATTTGCTAAAGCAAAACGGCATTTGTTGCTTTCTAAAATCGCTTAATTATTTGCAAGAGATAGAGAATGCCAAATCCATTAAAGAAACATTAGGCATCGAAAGAATCAGTACGTTTTCACTTGGGCAATTCTTTACAATTTCAAATGTTTTAGTTTACTATCAAAAAAATAAAAAGACTCCCAAAGGCTATCCAAGGAAATGACAAACTATAATTAAAGAACAAAGATAA